The following proteins come from a genomic window of Terribacillus aidingensis:
- a CDS encoding RNA degradosome polyphosphate kinase, whose translation MRTEEQLRVDLNNPKNYNNRELSWLAFNERVLEEALDERNPLLERLKFLSIFSFNLDEFFMVRVAGLKDQVKAGFNRPENKAGMTPKQQLQKIGAKAHRLVEMQNSVFQDVIIPELKEEKVELLNMEQLSSAQLLRLETYFEEEIFPVLTPMAVDAYRPFPMLLNKSLNLAVSLLDEHEMDEAAQQKTAIVQVPAVLDRFIQLEDTREDELHFVLLEDIISHYIYKLFRGYQIKSVTVFRITRNADMTIHEEGARDLLKEIEKELKKRKWGAAIRLEIPKQEYDYKMITFLTETLDIHRKDVYEIDGPIDMTRMMQFYKLVAAKREHLVYETLIPQPPAEIGTDENLFDAINDRDIFLHHPYESFEPIVDFVSKAADDPDVLAIKQTLYRVSGDSPIIDALKRAAEKGKQVTVLFELKARFDEENNVQWAKELEKSGCHVIYGMTHLKTHSKITLVVRKKHNRIERFVHLGTGNYNDQTAKLYTDMGLFTSKRKFGIDATNFFNYLSGYTEKPTFHHLSVAPFDIRSDMISMIDEEIRLHKRYGNGRIIMKMNSITDKPIIQKLYEASIAGVKIDLIIRGICCLRPGIKGVSDNIRVRSIVGRYLEHTRIYYFHHNGEEKIQLSSADMMTRNMEKRVEILFPIFDGPIKRRIRDILDVMLKDNSKAREQDENGVYHYVTRGDQEELIDCQLILFNEAYRVMEDEE comes from the coding sequence TTGAGAACTGAGGAACAGCTGCGGGTTGATCTGAATAACCCGAAAAATTACAATAACCGAGAGTTGAGCTGGCTTGCATTTAATGAACGAGTGCTGGAGGAAGCGCTTGATGAGCGCAACCCTTTGTTGGAAAGGCTAAAGTTCCTGTCGATTTTCAGTTTTAATCTGGATGAGTTTTTCATGGTGCGCGTGGCTGGTTTGAAGGATCAGGTGAAAGCTGGATTCAACCGGCCGGAAAATAAAGCTGGTATGACACCAAAACAGCAGCTTCAAAAAATTGGAGCAAAGGCGCATCGTCTCGTGGAGATGCAGAACAGTGTATTCCAGGATGTGATTATCCCGGAGTTGAAAGAAGAGAAAGTAGAATTATTGAACATGGAGCAGCTGTCCAGTGCCCAGCTGCTTCGTCTGGAAACGTATTTTGAAGAAGAAATATTCCCTGTACTTACGCCGATGGCAGTGGATGCTTATCGTCCGTTTCCAATGCTTCTAAACAAAAGTCTGAATCTGGCTGTCTCCTTATTGGACGAGCATGAGATGGATGAAGCTGCTCAGCAGAAGACAGCCATCGTGCAGGTGCCGGCTGTTCTGGACCGCTTTATTCAGCTGGAGGATACAAGGGAAGATGAACTCCATTTTGTTCTCCTGGAAGATATCATCAGTCACTACATTTATAAGCTATTCCGCGGATACCAAATTAAATCTGTGACAGTTTTCCGTATCACACGGAATGCTGACATGACGATTCATGAAGAAGGCGCCCGGGATTTATTGAAGGAAATAGAAAAAGAGCTCAAGAAACGTAAATGGGGAGCAGCTATCCGGCTGGAGATCCCAAAACAAGAGTATGACTACAAAATGATCACCTTCCTGACAGAGACACTGGATATCCATCGGAAGGATGTCTATGAGATTGATGGACCGATCGACATGACGCGAATGATGCAGTTCTACAAGCTTGTTGCAGCAAAACGGGAGCATCTAGTTTATGAGACGCTCATCCCGCAGCCGCCTGCTGAAATCGGAACAGATGAGAATTTATTTGATGCTATCAATGATCGGGATATATTCCTGCATCATCCGTATGAATCATTCGAGCCTATTGTTGATTTCGTTTCAAAAGCAGCAGATGATCCCGATGTGCTGGCGATTAAGCAGACGCTTTACCGAGTGAGCGGCGATTCGCCTATTATTGATGCGTTAAAGCGTGCAGCAGAAAAAGGGAAACAGGTTACCGTGCTGTTCGAGCTGAAAGCACGCTTTGATGAGGAAAATAATGTACAGTGGGCAAAGGAACTGGAAAAGTCCGGCTGTCACGTTATCTATGGTATGACGCATCTGAAGACGCACAGCAAGATAACACTTGTCGTGCGGAAGAAGCATAATCGAATTGAGCGCTTTGTTCATCTTGGCACAGGGAACTATAATGATCAGACGGCCAAGCTGTATACAGACATGGGGCTGTTTACCTCCAAGCGGAAATTCGGCATTGATGCGACTAACTTTTTCAATTACTTAAGCGGCTATACTGAGAAACCGACCTTCCATCATCTGTCGGTAGCTCCATTTGATATCCGGTCAGATATGATCAGTATGATTGATGAAGAGATTCGCTTACATAAACGGTATGGTAACGGGCGAATTATCATGAAAATGAACTCGATCACCGATAAGCCAATCATTCAGAAGCTATATGAAGCTTCCATCGCCGGTGTCAAGATCGATTTAATCATCCGAGGCATTTGCTGCCTGCGTCCTGGAATCAAGGGTGTGAGCGATAATATACGTGTACGGAGTATTGTCGGCAGATATTTGGAGCATACGCGAATCTATTATTTCCATCATAATGGGGAGGAAAAGATACAGCTTTCCTCAGCTGATATGATGACAAGGAATATGGAGAAGCGGGTGGAAATCCTTTTCCCGATATTCGACGGACCTATCAAGCGACGAATCCGGGACATCCTGGATGTCATGCTAAAGGATAATAGCAAGGCAAGAGAGCAGGATGAAAACGGAGTCTATCATTATGTAACAAGAGGCGATCAGGAAGAGCTGATAGATTGCCAGCTGATATTGTTTAATGAAGCTTATCGTGTGATGGAAGATGAGGAATGA
- the ppx gene encoding exopolyphosphatase, which translates to MNTKYYAIIDIGSNTMRLVVYLRDKSGRIKEKENVKVVARLRNYLTADGVLDEKGIQTLIKTLHSFQEVTRFYELESTTCVATATVRHAKNQQEIVEQVDKETDFTIRVLSDYEEAYLGYMAVANSTPFRDGITIDIGGGSTEVTYFENRKLLNYHSFPFGALSLKRQFVAGEKPTEEELEHIHTFVCEQLQTLEWLLDKQLPILAIGGSARNVVQMHQEKVGYPLAGLHQYKMKKQDIENMESELAPLSFAELQKVDGLSKDRADIILPAIQVFRCLLDIVGTTDFVLSRKGLRDGLLYEVLHRRNEMILFTDVQERSFEELAKDFEIDRTHALQRQKTAVLLAELVETTGLVELNDHDKFLVKYAAYVYNVGAYIDTESGNQHTFYLLANRTIDGLLHKDRIILALLASFKNKSFYNRNAEVFKSWFKEEELAHYRLLGAIIKLASSLHATKRNIVADIDLQEDGDDLLLTVICNKDWRAEWYQVEKQKKHLEKQLRRNIGLFFREDTHFHIS; encoded by the coding sequence ATGAATACAAAGTATTATGCCATTATAGATATCGGATCGAATACGATGCGCCTTGTCGTGTATTTGCGTGACAAGAGCGGCAGAATCAAAGAAAAAGAGAATGTGAAGGTTGTCGCGCGTCTGCGCAATTATTTGACTGCTGATGGAGTCCTGGACGAAAAGGGAATCCAGACATTGATTAAAACATTGCACAGCTTCCAGGAAGTGACACGCTTTTATGAGCTGGAATCCACAACATGTGTGGCAACAGCTACCGTTCGACATGCGAAGAACCAACAGGAAATAGTAGAACAGGTAGATAAAGAAACAGACTTTACTATCAGGGTCCTATCAGACTATGAAGAAGCATATCTCGGTTATATGGCTGTGGCGAACAGTACACCGTTTCGGGATGGTATAACCATCGATATCGGTGGCGGCAGCACGGAGGTGACGTATTTCGAGAATCGCAAGCTGCTAAACTATCATAGTTTCCCATTTGGAGCTTTATCTCTGAAGCGGCAATTTGTAGCAGGAGAGAAGCCGACGGAGGAAGAACTGGAGCATATCCATACATTTGTATGTGAGCAGCTGCAAACATTGGAATGGCTGCTGGATAAACAGCTGCCAATCCTCGCAATTGGCGGAAGTGCTCGGAATGTCGTCCAGATGCATCAGGAAAAAGTCGGTTATCCACTGGCTGGATTGCATCAATATAAGATGAAGAAGCAAGATATCGAAAACATGGAATCAGAGCTTGCTCCGCTCAGCTTTGCCGAGCTGCAGAAGGTGGATGGTCTGTCAAAGGATAGAGCTGATATCATTTTGCCGGCAATACAGGTGTTCCGCTGCTTGCTTGATATCGTAGGAACAACAGATTTTGTTCTCAGCCGAAAAGGATTGCGGGATGGATTGTTGTATGAAGTGCTGCATCGCCGTAATGAAATGATATTATTCACAGACGTACAGGAACGAAGCTTCGAGGAGCTGGCGAAGGACTTCGAGATTGATCGAACACATGCACTGCAGCGGCAAAAAACAGCTGTATTGCTGGCGGAGCTAGTGGAGACAACAGGGCTGGTAGAATTGAATGACCATGATAAGTTTCTCGTGAAGTATGCTGCTTATGTTTATAATGTCGGAGCGTATATTGATACAGAATCCGGAAATCAGCACACGTTCTACTTGTTGGCGAATCGGACAATCGATGGCTTGCTTCATAAAGATCGAATCATTCTGGCATTACTCGCTTCCTTCAAGAATAAATCTTTCTATAATCGTAACGCAGAAGTATTCAAGTCCTGGTTCAAGGAAGAGGAGCTTGCACATTACCGGCTGCTGGGAGCTATTATCAAACTGGCAAGCAGCTTGCATGCTACGAAACGGAATATTGTGGCTGACATCGACTTGCAGGAGGATGGAGACGATCTTCTGCTTACTGTAATATGTAACAAAGACTGGCGTGCAGAATGGTATCAAGTGGAAAAACAGAAAAAACATCTGGAAAAACAGCTGAGACGAAATATAGGGCTGTTTTTCCGTGAAGATACTCATTTCCATATAAGTTGA
- a CDS encoding VOC family protein, which translates to MLQALHHIAIICSDYTESKRFYTEILGLQVIREVYREERDSYKLDLALGDTYIIELFSFPNPPARPSYPEAAGLRHLAFTVDDVEKEVTRLQAMGVKTEPVRIDPFTEKAFTFFQDPDGLPIELYEEEAAEK; encoded by the coding sequence GTGCTGCAGGCTTTGCATCATATTGCAATCATTTGCTCGGACTATACAGAATCCAAGCGATTTTATACAGAGATATTAGGCTTACAAGTAATTCGGGAAGTATATCGGGAAGAACGAGATTCCTATAAACTCGATCTTGCTTTGGGAGATACATATATTATCGAATTGTTCTCCTTCCCGAATCCCCCAGCACGGCCTAGTTATCCAGAAGCAGCTGGACTGCGGCATCTTGCTTTCACAGTAGATGATGTCGAAAAGGAAGTAACACGACTTCAAGCAATGGGTGTGAAGACAGAACCTGTCCGAATTGATCCTTTCACAGAGAAAGCATTTACTTTCTTCCAGGATCCAGACGGATTGCCGATTGAACTGTATGAAGAGGAGGCTGCCGAAAAGTGA
- a CDS encoding LuxR C-terminal-related transcriptional regulator, producing the protein MREHEASRNETAESTLKVGQMRIERIKPDSVWTKIEKCKLTTLTAPSGYGKTTMLQEWAARTDLEVGWINLEEEDIQRVAFWKKAILHMPGLPDQERKKLLDIIQSASYSPTHFIATWCAYLREHHVAGALIIDDFHLMTNSNELYELTSLLEEMPDTFHIIVSGQTFPGLSMKRLLRQRQVLQITKRDLIFTEEEIETYIRNHLHKEPTEAAVQNILQQTNGWAAGLQLIHMYEQFQEDYSELQFSNIVVARQLIQEIVHSLPENERTYLLSTSILNTMHVRLCDYIVGTRRGRVIMRRLRTQGLLIESQEEPGWFSYNKHFRTYLKEMLDMQTTDVNDLYIRASEWYENEEMLLMAIQYAWKAGDLERVKQLLIKTAPLLLQEGRVDQLQEWIGKLPRKFIYQLELGIIYGWVQCLRFQPKLAQRHAYMMEEQLLRRELQLSEEEEKRHFADLYTLKSFISLLEDDARGAMDHASKALVYSANSSRYFSHSVDYNRHDATILHSPLGGGGDLRGVQRLYEALGHTVSKESVFSGYYHLSMAELYYEWGMASKVKIHLEQASIIADLFGLPGLLVPTYILKARHEIEQQGDAQSAKATLHALKDMLTRSNASADWFKKAEAARIRIAIHQGDTKRIQNWLSLFVLQEPPMQQKSLFEYITLVWAYAALGEAEKAQSYIQKLLPLVKFGHRISAEIELYIIQAVLLYPTEREQALQVMSDALHLSADHKYLRTYWKNGDTVRDMLNELMDTEKVPKKHRKYVEQILAYWWEETTEQKLQNKLTNRELQLIYHLQLGKRNNEIAEELDLSLGTVKVYFHRIYEKLGVKNRKQAKELAAGLDFSDIL; encoded by the coding sequence ATGCGGGAACATGAAGCTAGCAGGAATGAAACGGCTGAATCTACTTTGAAAGTCGGTCAGATGAGAATAGAACGGATTAAGCCGGACAGTGTCTGGACAAAGATCGAAAAGTGCAAGCTGACGACGTTGACAGCTCCCTCTGGCTACGGCAAGACAACAATGCTCCAGGAATGGGCCGCACGGACTGATTTGGAAGTAGGCTGGATCAATCTAGAGGAAGAAGATATCCAGCGCGTCGCTTTCTGGAAGAAGGCAATCTTACATATGCCTGGTCTGCCAGATCAGGAACGAAAAAAACTATTGGATATCATTCAATCCGCTTCTTACTCGCCGACACATTTCATTGCCACATGGTGTGCTTATTTGCGTGAGCATCATGTGGCTGGTGCACTGATCATTGATGATTTTCATCTGATGACAAATTCCAATGAACTGTATGAATTGACTTCATTACTAGAAGAAATGCCAGACACTTTTCACATTATAGTATCGGGGCAGACTTTTCCGGGTCTTTCGATGAAACGGCTGCTGCGGCAGAGGCAAGTACTTCAGATTACGAAGCGGGATCTCATCTTCACAGAGGAAGAGATTGAGACTTATATCCGAAATCATTTGCACAAGGAGCCAACGGAGGCTGCTGTTCAAAATATTCTGCAGCAGACAAATGGGTGGGCTGCCGGTCTTCAGCTTATCCACATGTATGAGCAGTTCCAGGAGGATTACTCCGAGCTCCAGTTTTCAAATATTGTGGTTGCAAGGCAGCTGATTCAGGAAATCGTTCATAGCCTTCCTGAGAATGAGCGGACCTATCTGCTCAGCACTTCTATTTTGAATACGATGCACGTCCGGTTATGTGATTATATTGTAGGCACAAGACGTGGCCGGGTAATCATGCGTCGGCTAAGGACACAAGGATTGCTCATCGAGAGTCAGGAGGAGCCAGGCTGGTTCTCCTACAATAAGCACTTCCGCACTTACCTGAAAGAAATGCTCGATATGCAGACAACAGACGTTAATGACTTGTACATTCGGGCTAGCGAATGGTACGAGAACGAAGAAATGCTGCTCATGGCTATCCAATACGCATGGAAAGCAGGAGACCTGGAGCGTGTCAAACAGCTTTTGATCAAAACAGCTCCGCTGCTGCTGCAGGAAGGACGTGTGGACCAGCTGCAGGAATGGATCGGTAAACTGCCGCGAAAGTTTATTTATCAGCTGGAATTAGGGATCATTTATGGCTGGGTGCAATGCCTGCGCTTTCAGCCGAAGCTCGCACAGCGCCATGCATATATGATGGAAGAACAGCTGCTGCGCCGGGAACTACAGCTTTCCGAAGAAGAAGAAAAGAGGCATTTTGCCGATTTGTATACCTTGAAAAGTTTTATTTCCTTATTAGAGGATGATGCCAGGGGGGCAATGGATCATGCTAGCAAGGCATTAGTGTACAGTGCGAACTCTAGCAGATACTTTTCCCATTCGGTTGATTATAATCGTCACGATGCCACTATTCTTCATTCCCCTCTAGGTGGAGGTGGTGATTTACGTGGTGTTCAGCGCTTATACGAAGCTTTGGGACATACAGTTTCGAAAGAGTCTGTGTTCAGCGGCTATTATCACTTGAGCATGGCCGAGCTTTACTACGAATGGGGTATGGCTAGCAAAGTGAAAATTCATTTGGAACAAGCATCGATTATTGCTGACTTGTTTGGACTGCCAGGTCTGCTCGTACCTACATATATTCTAAAAGCACGTCATGAAATCGAACAGCAAGGTGATGCTCAATCAGCCAAAGCTACGCTTCATGCGCTAAAGGATATGCTCACGCGGAGCAATGCTTCAGCAGATTGGTTCAAGAAAGCAGAGGCGGCAAGAATTCGTATCGCAATTCATCAAGGTGATACAAAGCGAATTCAAAATTGGCTTTCTCTTTTCGTTCTTCAAGAGCCTCCAATGCAGCAGAAAAGTCTATTTGAATACATCACACTTGTGTGGGCTTACGCTGCGCTGGGTGAAGCAGAAAAGGCGCAGAGCTATATCCAAAAGCTGCTGCCACTCGTCAAATTCGGTCATCGGATAAGTGCAGAAATCGAATTGTACATCATTCAAGCGGTGCTGCTGTATCCAACTGAACGTGAGCAAGCATTGCAAGTTATGAGTGATGCACTGCATCTCAGCGCCGATCATAAATATTTGCGTACGTATTGGAAAAACGGCGATACAGTGCGCGACATGCTGAACGAACTGATGGATACAGAGAAAGTACCGAAGAAACATCGGAAATACGTTGAACAGATCTTGGCGTACTGGTGGGAAGAGACAACAGAGCAGAAACTGCAAAACAAGCTGACAAACAGGGAGCTGCAGCTTATCTATCATCTTCAGCTTGGCAAACGGAATAATGAGATAGCGGAGGAGCTGGACTTATCACTTGGTACGGTAAAAGTGTATTTTCACCGAATCTATGAAAAGCTTGGTGTGAAAAATCGTAAGCAGGCAAAGGAATTGGCAGCAGGTCTTGATTTTTCCGACATTTTGTAA
- a CDS encoding 6-phospho-beta-glucosidase — protein MAEVKKEFPQGFLWGGAVAANQLEGAYQEDGKGLSTADVSPDGIMYPASEDPAKLNLYHDGIDFYHRYKEDLALFGELGFKCFRTSIAWTRIFPNGDDAEPNEAGLKFYDNLFDEMRKQGMEPVVTISHYEMPLNLVKKYGGWRNREVIGFYEKFARTVLERYNGKVKYWMTFNEINVVLHAPFTGGGLVFEEGENKLNIMYQAAHHQFVASALAVKASHEINPEAQIGCMIASMTTYPLTPNPDDVFAALEQDRKTLQFSDVQVRGYYPTYMKRYFTENDIEFEIAAGDEELMREHTVDYIGFSYYMSFIATTDEEKLKEAAAGNLMTGVKNPYLESSEWGWQIDPKGLRTTLNILYDRYQKPLFIVENGLGAVDKVEEDGSIQDDYRIDYLRAHIEQMREAVADGVDLIGYTTWGPIDLVSASTAELKKRYGFVYVDRDNEGNGTLKRTKKKSFAWYQRVIATNGQEL, from the coding sequence ATGGCAGAAGTGAAAAAAGAATTTCCACAAGGTTTCCTATGGGGCGGCGCTGTTGCAGCCAATCAGCTGGAAGGTGCTTATCAAGAGGATGGCAAAGGGTTGTCTACTGCGGATGTGTCGCCGGACGGCATTATGTATCCAGCATCTGAGGATCCAGCCAAACTGAATCTATATCACGATGGAATCGACTTTTATCATCGCTACAAGGAAGATTTAGCACTGTTCGGTGAGCTTGGTTTCAAATGCTTCCGTACAAGCATCGCTTGGACGCGAATTTTCCCGAATGGTGATGATGCCGAGCCGAATGAAGCGGGCTTGAAATTTTATGACAATTTGTTCGATGAAATGCGCAAACAAGGCATGGAGCCTGTCGTTACCATCTCTCACTATGAGATGCCATTAAATTTAGTGAAAAAATATGGTGGCTGGCGCAATCGGGAAGTGATTGGCTTCTATGAGAAATTCGCCCGCACTGTGCTGGAGCGCTATAACGGCAAAGTGAAATACTGGATGACATTCAACGAAATCAATGTTGTGCTGCATGCACCATTCACTGGCGGCGGTTTGGTGTTCGAAGAGGGTGAGAACAAGCTGAACATTATGTATCAGGCTGCTCATCATCAATTCGTTGCAAGCGCATTGGCGGTTAAAGCATCTCATGAAATCAATCCGGAAGCACAAATTGGCTGTATGATCGCGTCTATGACGACGTACCCACTCACGCCGAATCCAGATGACGTATTCGCAGCCCTGGAGCAGGATCGCAAAACATTGCAGTTCTCAGATGTACAAGTACGTGGATATTATCCAACTTATATGAAGCGGTATTTTACTGAAAATGATATAGAGTTCGAGATTGCTGCTGGTGATGAGGAACTCATGCGCGAGCACACTGTCGACTATATTGGCTTCAGCTATTATATGAGCTTCATTGCGACCACAGATGAAGAAAAGCTGAAGGAAGCAGCAGCAGGAAACTTGATGACAGGGGTAAAAAACCCTTATCTCGAGTCTTCTGAATGGGGCTGGCAGATTGATCCTAAAGGATTGCGTACGACGCTGAATATTCTTTATGATCGCTACCAGAAGCCTTTGTTCATCGTTGAGAACGGCCTGGGTGCCGTGGATAAGGTCGAAGAAGACGGCAGCATTCAGGATGATTACCGTATCGATTATCTGCGTGCTCATATCGAGCAAATGCGGGAAGCTGTAGCTGATGGGGTTGATTTGATCGGCTATACGACTTGGGGACCGATTGACCTAGTCAGTGCTTCGACAGCGGAATTGAAGAAGCGTTATGGCTTTGTATACGTAGATCGTGACAACGAAGGCAATGGCACGTTGAAAAGAACGAAGAAGAAGAGTTTTGCCTGGTATCAGCGTGTAATCGCGACAAACGGACAAGAACTTTGA
- a CDS encoding ROK family protein yields the protein MYLVVDIGGTLVKTALMDRGGKIIKKDSRPASRENVEAFDKILFACIDDMYQEDVRGIAVSTPGAVDTDTGVIYNGGSFPFQHGVNLKEKLQKRYGVTIAVENDGRCAALAELWLGSLKDKRDAIVLVLGSGVGGGILMDGSVHHGRNLLAGELSYVMEAVDEKSKKATFFGGTGSAVNMIKRINQEKEVADVTDGKKAFEFINAGDTAANKIFNQFCQSIAVQILNLQYIFDPEVFAIGGGISAQPIVVERIQQTVKELKQANPFHAADPAIVCCHYQSDANLYGALYHYLTENEKTGRN from the coding sequence ATGTATCTTGTAGTCGACATCGGCGGAACTTTGGTTAAAACCGCTTTGATGGACAGAGGCGGCAAAATTATCAAAAAGGACAGCCGGCCGGCTTCCCGGGAAAATGTTGAAGCTTTCGATAAAATCTTGTTTGCCTGCATAGATGACATGTATCAGGAGGATGTACGAGGCATAGCTGTCAGTACGCCGGGAGCTGTCGATACAGACACTGGTGTTATCTATAATGGCGGATCCTTTCCTTTCCAGCATGGTGTGAACCTGAAAGAAAAACTCCAGAAGCGCTATGGTGTGACTATTGCGGTTGAAAATGATGGCCGCTGTGCAGCGCTCGCGGAGCTTTGGCTCGGCAGTCTCAAGGACAAGCGTGATGCTATCGTCTTAGTGCTTGGCAGCGGAGTGGGCGGCGGTATCCTAATGGATGGCAGTGTCCATCATGGCCGGAATCTGCTGGCAGGAGAACTGAGTTATGTGATGGAAGCAGTTGACGAGAAGTCAAAGAAAGCCACCTTCTTTGGAGGTACTGGTTCAGCAGTCAACATGATCAAACGTATCAATCAGGAAAAAGAAGTAGCGGATGTCACAGATGGAAAGAAGGCATTCGAATTCATCAATGCTGGCGATACGGCTGCGAATAAGATTTTTAATCAATTTTGCCAGAGCATCGCCGTACAGATTTTGAATCTCCAATATATTTTCGATCCAGAAGTGTTTGCCATTGGCGGCGGCATCAGTGCGCAGCCAATAGTGGTAGAACGAATTCAGCAAACTGTAAAAGAGTTAAAGCAAGCAAACCCGTTCCATGCAGCGGATCCAGCAATTGTCTGCTGCCATTATCAAAGTGATGCTAATTTATACGGTGCGCTATATCATTATTTAACGGAAAATGAAAAGACAGGGAGGAACTAA
- a CDS encoding helix-turn-helix domain-containing protein: protein MPNEWSTVTRLLQQTFSIPVTYQSEAAPSSSPYVQEEASGFSFYIPFENNGGMLQLGPAPETSLSKEKLIDIGSLAYYMLYQRELDAAALQKPSFELPMIQSAENRQNTNLHHHPYLEEKLFDCIRAGKPDLVKEQLQSFPDELSGTLAKQNAVRNRKNLAITAITLATRAAINGGLAPELAFTMSDLYIQQIEEKKDLPALVRLQTEALCTFAEKVGEIKAGTYSRKIAHCVHYIYQHLYEVLTLKQLADMLKMNPTYLSARFKQEVGMPIRTYIQHLRIEEAKLLLRLTDHSLLHICALLQYHDQSYFTKVFKKHTGLTPRKFREQA from the coding sequence ATGCCGAACGAATGGTCCACCGTCACACGATTGCTTCAACAGACTTTTTCTATACCTGTTACCTATCAGTCAGAAGCTGCACCCTCTAGCTCTCCATATGTACAGGAAGAAGCTTCCGGCTTTTCTTTTTACATACCATTTGAAAATAACGGCGGGATGCTGCAGCTTGGTCCTGCACCAGAAACTAGCCTGTCAAAGGAGAAGCTAATTGATATCGGCTCACTCGCTTATTACATGCTCTACCAGCGCGAACTGGATGCGGCCGCATTGCAAAAGCCCTCCTTTGAACTGCCGATGATTCAGTCTGCCGAAAACAGACAGAATACCAATTTGCACCATCACCCTTATTTAGAGGAAAAGCTTTTCGACTGTATCCGTGCCGGCAAGCCAGATCTCGTCAAGGAACAGCTGCAGAGTTTTCCTGACGAGCTCAGCGGGACATTAGCGAAACAGAATGCAGTTCGAAACCGGAAGAACCTTGCTATAACGGCAATCACATTAGCCACGCGCGCTGCCATTAACGGCGGACTGGCTCCTGAGCTTGCCTTTACGATGAGTGATTTGTATATCCAGCAGATTGAGGAAAAGAAGGATTTGCCTGCACTTGTGCGTCTCCAAACTGAAGCACTGTGCACATTTGCTGAAAAAGTAGGCGAAATAAAGGCGGGAACATATTCGCGTAAGATCGCCCATTGCGTCCATTATATCTACCAGCATCTTTACGAGGTTCTCACGCTGAAGCAGCTCGCTGACATGCTAAAGATGAATCCGACATATTTATCCGCTCGATTCAAACAGGAAGTCGGCATGCCCATACGGACCTACATCCAGCACCTTCGAATCGAGGAAGCCAAGCTCTTGCTGCGGCTGACGGATCATTCTCTGCTGCATATTTGTGCTTTGCTTCAGTACCATGACCAAAGCTATTTCACGAAAGTATTCAAAAAACATACAGGCCTTACACCCCGGAAATTCCGGGAGCAGGCATAG